The following nucleotide sequence is from Streptomyces leeuwenhoekii.
GGGGAACCCTCAGCGGTTCGAGCGCTAGAGCGTCGGCAGTGGTCCCGTGCCAACGGCCCGCCCGCGTGGGCGGCCGAAGTCCCCGGCACGGTCACGCGACACGACCCCCGCGCTCGCCTCGCGCCGCACACACAGAAGAGGCAGCACCCTGACTACGACGTTCCGATCCCTGGGAATCCTCCCCGAGACCGCCGAGGCCCTGGAGGCCGTCGGCATCATCACCCCCTTCCCCATCCAGGAGATGACGCTCCCCGTGGCCCTGTCGGGCTCGGACGTCATCGGCCAGGCCAAGACCGGTACCGGCAAGACGCTGGGCTTCGGTCTTCCGCTCCTGGAGCGCGTGACCGTCCCCGCCGACGTGGAGGCGGGCCGCGCCCGCCCCGAGGCCCTCACCGACGCCCCGCAGGCCCTCGTCGTGGTCCCGACGCGCGAGCTGTGCGTCCAGGTGACCAACGACCTGCTGACCGCGGGCAAGGCGCGCAATGTGCGCGTCACCGCGATCTACGGCGGCCGGGCGTACGAGCCGCAGGTCGAGGCCCTGAAGAAGGGCGTCGACGTGGTCGTCGGCACCCCGGGCCGCCTGCTGGACCTGGCCGGCCAGAAGAAGCTGGACCTGAAGCACGTCAAGTGCCTGGTCCTCGACGAGGCCGACGAGATGCTCGACCTGGGCTTCCTGCCCGACGTCGAGAAGATCATCGGCATGCTCCCGGCCAAGCGCCAGACCATGCTGTTCTCGGCGACCATGCCGGGCGCGGTCATCGGACTGGCCCGCCGCTACATGTCCCGGCCCACGCACATCCGCGCCACCGCGCCGGACGACGAGGGCATGACGGTCGCCAACATCAAGCAGTTCGTCTACCGCGCGCACTCCATGGACAAGCCGGAGATGATCGCCCGCATCCTGCAGGCCGAGGGCCGCGGACTGGCGATGATCTTCTGCCGGACCAAGCGGACGGCGGCCGACATCGCCGAGCAGCTCCAGCGGCGCGGGTTCGCCGCCGGCGCGGTCCACGGCGACCTCGGGCAGGGCGCCCGCGAGCAGGCGCTGCGCGCCTTCCGCAACGGCAAGGTGGACGTGCTCGTCTGCACCGACGTCGCCGCCCGCGGCATCGACGTCGAGGGCGTGACCCACGTCATCAACTACCAGTCGCCGGAGGACGAGAAGACGTACCTGCACCGCGTCGGCCGCACCGGCCGCGCGGGCGCCAAGGGTACGGCGATCACGTTCGTCGACTGGGACGACATCCCGCGCTGGCAGCTGATCAACAAGGCGCTGCAGCTCGACTTCAACGACCCGGTCGAGACGTACTCCAGCTCCCCGCACCTCTACTCCGACCTCGGCATCCCCGAGGGCACCAAGGGCGTCCTGCCGCGCTCGTCGCGCACGCGTGCCGGGCTGGACGCGGAGGAGCTGGAGGACCTCGGCGAGCCCGGTGGCCGGGCCGGCCGCGGGCGTGGCGGCCGGGGTGACCGGGACGACCGGCGTGACTCCCGCCCCGACGACCGCGAGCGTTCGGACCGTACGCCGCGCCGCCGTCGCCGCACGCGCGGCGGGGCAGCGCTGGACACCGCTTCCCCCGCCACCGCGGCGCCGGACGCCGTGACCGCCGGGGGCACGGAGGGTACGGCGGAGGACGCCGACAAGCCGGGCCGTACGCTGCGCCGCCGGCGCCGTACCCGCGGTGGGGCGGCGACGCGGCAGCCGGTGACCGGCGCGACCGCCGAGGCGTCCGTGACGACCGCGCCCCCGCGCGAGACGGCCCCGGAGGACACCGCCACGGCACCGGAGGCCGCCCCCGTGGCGAGCGCCGAGACCGCCGAGGCCCCGGCGCAGCCGCGCCGCCGGCGCACGCGCAAGACCGCGCAGTCGCCGGACGCCGCCGCTGTGACGGCCACCGAGGAGTCGCCGGCCGCCGGGATCCTGGCGTCCGAGGCCCCCGCCGCTCCGGCACCGCTCACGGAGGCGGCGACCGCCCCGGAGGCGCCCGCCGCCAAGCCGCGCCGCCGCACCCGCAAGGCGGCCGCGACCGCCGACGCCGCGGTGGAGACGGCCGAGGCCACCACGGAGACCGCCGAGGCCAAGCCCCGGCGGACCCGCAAGGCCGCCGCCAAGGCCGAGACCCCGGAGACCCCGGAAGGCGCGGAAACCGTGGAGGCCAAGCCCCGCCGCACCCGGAAGACCGCCGCCAAGACGGAGACCACCGGCGATGCCACGGCCGAAGCGACGGACACGACCGAGCCCAAGCCGCGCCGCACCCGGAAGACCGCCGCCAAGGCGGAGACTCCGGAAGGCGCGGAAGCCGCGGAGGCCAAGCCCCGGCGGACCCGCAAGGCCGCCGCCAAGGCCGAGACGACGGACACCGCCGAAGCCACGGACACCACCGAGGCCAAGCCCCGCCGCACCCGCAAGGCCACCGCCAAGACGGAGACCACCGGCGACGCCACGGCCGAAGCGACGGACACCACCGAGCCCAAGCCGCGCCGCACCCGGAAGACCGCCGCCAAGGCGGAGACTCCGGAAGGCGCGGAAGCCGCGGAGGCCAAGCCCCGGCGGACCCGCAAGGCCGCCGCCAAGGCCGAGACGACGGACACCGCCGAAGCCACGGACACCACCGAGGCCAAGCCCCGCCGCACCCGCAAGGCCACCGCCAAGACGGAGACCACCGGCGACGCCACGGCCGAGGCGGCGGAGGCCAAGCCGCGCCGTCGCGCCCGGAAGGCCGCCGCCGAGGCGGAGGCCGTCACCGCCGGCATCCCGGCCCAGGCCACGCAGGAGCCGGAGGCCGCGCCGC
It contains:
- a CDS encoding DEAD/DEAH box helicase; translation: MTLPVALSGSDVIGQAKTGTGKTLGFGLPLLERVTVPADVEAGRARPEALTDAPQALVVVPTRELCVQVTNDLLTAGKARNVRVTAIYGGRAYEPQVEALKKGVDVVVGTPGRLLDLAGQKKLDLKHVKCLVLDEADEMLDLGFLPDVEKIIGMLPAKRQTMLFSATMPGAVIGLARRYMSRPTHIRATAPDDEGMTVANIKQFVYRAHSMDKPEMIARILQAEGRGLAMIFCRTKRTAADIAEQLQRRGFAAGAVHGDLGQGAREQALRAFRNGKVDVLVCTDVAARGIDVEGVTHVINYQSPEDEKTYLHRVGRTGRAGAKGTAITFVDWDDIPRWQLINKALQLDFNDPVETYSSSPHLYSDLGIPEGTKGVLPRSSRTRAGLDAEELEDLGEPGGRAGRGRGGRGDRDDRRDSRPDDRERSDRTPRRRRRTRGGAALDTASPATAAPDAVTAGGTEGTAEDADKPGRTLRRRRRTRGGAATRQPVTGATAEASVTTAPPRETAPEDTATAPEAAPVASAETAEAPAQPRRRRTRKTAQSPDAAAVTATEESPAAGILASEAPAAPAPLTEAATAPEAPAAKPRRRTRKAAATADAAVETAEATTETAEAKPRRTRKAAAKAETPETPEGAETVEAKPRRTRKTAAKTETTGDATAEATDTTEPKPRRTRKTAAKAETPEGAEAAEAKPRRTRKAAAKAETTDTAEATDTTEAKPRRTRKATAKTETTGDATAEATDTTEPKPRRTRKTAAKAETPEGAEAAEAKPRRTRKAAAKAETTDTAEATDTTEAKPRRTRKATAKTETTGDATAEAAEAKPRRRARKAAAEAEAVTAGIPAQATQEPEAAPRRRTRKAVTADAGESSGEAAEAKPKARRTRKATAAAAQPAESTEG